The Deltaproteobacteria bacterium genome contains a region encoding:
- a CDS encoding aspartate aminotransferase family protein has product MKRAKTDELLQWDRDHLIHPMSPIGSTRGIVFETAEGIILRDTEGREYIDSSSQLVNVNIGHGRKEVIEAIVEQLGKLQYTTTYWGFTNTATILCAKKLAEITPPGLKHFFFTSGGSESVETAFKIARNYWHAKKPEKHKILSLYHSFHGVSFGTLSATSLGMGRLGKSFGPLVPGFLHIPSYYCYRCTFGLEYPRCQIKCADFLAETIANEGQDSVAAFIAEPVQGSVGMISPPPEYWPKVRKICSEMGILLIADEVMSGFGRTGKLFGVENWEVIPDIMTMAKGITSGYIPFGAVAIGEEIYQELQSRQTPFLHGFTYSGHPVGSAAAIKDMEIIVKEKLADNAARMGQYALHRLQEEFLPLPWVGAVNGLGLMIGIEYVEDKKTKAISKKVLAISQKIQDRALQEGLFLRVFGNRVTLSPPLIINKEQMDKILDILKPILTDLPNLV; this is encoded by the coding sequence ATGAAGAGAGCGAAGACCGACGAACTTTTACAGTGGGATCGTGACCATCTCATCCACCCTATGTCGCCAATAGGATCGACCCGGGGGATCGTGTTCGAAACGGCGGAAGGGATCATCCTGCGGGACACAGAGGGAAGGGAATACATTGATTCCAGTTCTCAGTTGGTCAATGTAAATATTGGCCATGGCCGGAAAGAGGTGATTGAGGCCATTGTGGAGCAATTGGGTAAGCTCCAGTATACAACAACCTACTGGGGGTTTACAAATACGGCCACCATCCTCTGCGCCAAGAAGCTTGCCGAGATCACTCCTCCAGGCCTGAAACATTTTTTCTTCACTTCGGGCGGATCGGAGTCAGTGGAGACCGCTTTCAAAATCGCCCGAAATTATTGGCATGCGAAAAAGCCTGAGAAACATAAGATCCTCAGCCTCTACCATTCTTTCCACGGGGTCTCCTTCGGAACGCTCAGCGCCACGAGCCTGGGAATGGGCCGGTTAGGGAAGAGCTTCGGTCCTCTGGTACCCGGGTTTTTGCACATCCCCTCGTACTACTGCTACCGTTGCACCTTCGGTTTGGAATATCCGAGATGCCAGATTAAGTGCGCCGACTTTCTGGCCGAGACGATTGCCAATGAGGGTCAAGACAGTGTGGCCGCCTTCATCGCTGAGCCGGTACAGGGATCTGTCGGGATGATCAGCCCGCCGCCGGAGTACTGGCCGAAGGTACGGAAGATCTGTTCGGAAATGGGAATTCTTTTGATCGCTGATGAGGTGATGTCCGGCTTTGGGCGCACGGGCAAGCTCTTCGGCGTGGAAAATTGGGAGGTGATTCCGGACATCATGACCATGGCCAAGGGGATCACCAGCGGCTACATTCCCTTCGGGGCCGTGGCCATTGGGGAAGAAATTTATCAAGAGCTCCAAAGCCGACAAACCCCCTTCCTCCATGGATTCACTTACAGCGGTCATCCCGTGGGGTCGGCGGCGGCCATAAAAGACATGGAGATCATCGTCAAGGAAAAGTTAGCGGACAACGCGGCCCGGATGGGGCAATACGCTCTCCACCGTTTGCAGGAAGAATTCCTACCCCTTCCTTGGGTGGGAGCCGTCAATGGCTTAGGCCTGATGATCGGAATTGAATACGTGGAGGACAAAAAGACCAAAGCCATTTCTAAGAAAGTCTTGGCGATCTCTCAGAAGATTCAGGACCGGGCTTTGCAAGAGGGACTCTTCCTGCGGGTCTTTGGAAACCGGGTAACCCTTAGCCCGCCGTTGATCATCAATAAGGAACAGATGGATAAAATTCTGGACATCCTGAAACCAATCCTAACTGACCTTCCCAATTTGGTTTAA
- a CDS encoding Tm-1-like ATP-binding domain-containing protein, with protein MERYILIIGTFDTKVEELNFIRDQIFSRNQKIRTLDTGILQPSPPIVDISNERVAAAGGKSLQELVHQRDRGQAVAVMARGAAKVTRELFDQGEILGIISLGGGSGTVIGTSAMRTVPVGIPKVMVSSMASGNVRPYVGTSDITMMYSVVDISGLNRISKRILRNAAAAVCGMVEGKEESVSPDRPLIATTMFGVTTPCVTEAKKILEEKGFEVLVFHANGPGGMAMEQLIGEGQIQAVLDITTTELPDELLGGKESAGPHRLEKAGEMGIPQVVVPGAMDMVNYFPDAIPPQFRDRLIYQHNPATSLMRTSVKENRQLGEIMARRLSRATGPTVVYIPLGGVSAIDAPGQPFYDPEADRAFVEALKRNLPSRILVIEKALHINDPSFAREVAQALLKLLKG; from the coding sequence ATGGAACGGTATATTCTCATCATTGGCACTTTCGACACCAAGGTCGAGGAATTAAACTTTATTCGGGATCAGATCTTTTCCCGGAACCAGAAGATCCGGACCCTCGATACCGGAATTCTCCAACCATCCCCCCCCATCGTGGATATATCCAATGAAAGAGTAGCCGCTGCCGGAGGGAAATCCCTTCAGGAGTTAGTGCATCAGAGAGATCGGGGGCAGGCCGTGGCGGTCATGGCCAGAGGGGCAGCAAAGGTTACCCGAGAACTTTTCGACCAAGGAGAGATCCTGGGCATTATTTCCTTAGGGGGAGGCTCAGGAACGGTCATCGGCACAAGTGCCATGAGAACGGTACCTGTGGGAATACCCAAAGTCATGGTCTCTTCAATGGCTTCGGGAAATGTCCGCCCCTATGTGGGGACCTCGGATATTACCATGATGTATTCGGTAGTGGACATCTCCGGGCTTAATCGGATCAGCAAACGAATCCTCCGCAACGCGGCCGCAGCCGTCTGTGGCATGGTAGAAGGAAAAGAAGAAAGTGTTTCCCCAGACCGTCCCCTTATCGCAACCACCATGTTCGGAGTGACCACGCCCTGCGTCACAGAGGCCAAAAAAATCCTGGAGGAGAAGGGGTTTGAGGTCCTGGTATTCCACGCCAACGGCCCGGGGGGCATGGCCATGGAGCAGCTGATCGGAGAAGGGCAGATCCAGGCCGTCCTGGATATTACCACCACCGAGCTGCCCGATGAACTCCTGGGAGGTAAAGAAAGCGCCGGCCCGCACCGTCTGGAAAAAGCCGGGGAAATGGGAATTCCCCAGGTGGTAGTTCCCGGAGCCATGGATATGGTCAATTATTTCCCCGATGCCATTCCCCCCCAATTCCGGGATCGTCTGATTTACCAGCACAACCCGGCTACCTCCCTGATGCGCACCAGCGTAAAGGAGAACAGACAGCTGGGAGAGATCATGGCCCGGAGGCTATCCCGGGCGACAGGTCCCACAGTGGTGTACATTCCGTTGGGGGGGGTCTCCGCCATCGATGCTCCCGGGCAACCCTTTTATGACCCTGAAGCGGACCGGGCCTTCGTTGAAGCTTTAAAAAGAAACCTACCTTCCCGTATCCTTGTTATTGAGAAGGCCCTTCATATCAATGATCCATCCTTTGCCAGAGAGGTGGCTCAAGCCTTGCTTAAACTGCTGAAGGGATGA
- a CDS encoding phosphoenolpyruvate hydrolase family protein: protein MGKQYGRQEVCDRLRAETKKGKPIVAAGAGIGLSAKFAEAGGADLIIIYNSGLYRMDGLPSIAGYMPFGDANAVVKEMGLRHVFPIVRNAPVIAGICAYDLTRDMETFLKELLTVGFSGVINFPTVGRIDGDFRRSMEDLGMSYKREAEVMGIAGSLGFFTMAYVFNPEESKMMAEKGIDAVVAHMKTTSGGSVGSQRPMTLAEAGKRCKKIFQAALTANPDVLCLAHGGPIEGPEGTEYIYRHTQAVGFVGASSIERLPTEEAIQKITKKFKAQKIQK from the coding sequence TTGGGAAAACAGTATGGGCGTCAGGAAGTTTGCGATAGGCTGCGGGCGGAAACGAAGAAAGGAAAACCCATCGTGGCTGCCGGGGCAGGGATCGGGCTTTCCGCGAAATTTGCCGAGGCTGGAGGAGCGGACCTCATTATCATCTATAACTCGGGGCTGTATCGCATGGACGGCCTTCCCTCGATCGCGGGTTACATGCCCTTCGGAGACGCCAACGCGGTCGTTAAAGAGATGGGCCTGCGCCACGTCTTTCCCATAGTCCGCAACGCTCCGGTAATTGCCGGGATCTGCGCTTATGACCTAACCCGGGATATGGAAACCTTCCTCAAGGAGTTGCTCACTGTAGGTTTTTCGGGAGTCATCAATTTCCCCACGGTGGGAAGGATCGACGGTGATTTCCGGCGGTCCATGGAAGACCTGGGAATGAGCTACAAGAGGGAAGCCGAGGTCATGGGCATAGCCGGATCGCTTGGATTCTTCACCATGGCTTATGTGTTCAACCCGGAAGAATCGAAGATGATGGCCGAAAAGGGAATCGACGCCGTCGTAGCCCACATGAAGACGACCAGCGGCGGATCGGTAGGTTCCCAACGGCCGATGACGCTCGCAGAGGCGGGAAAAAGGTGCAAGAAGATCTTCCAAGCGGCTTTGACAGCCAATCCCGACGTTCTTTGTCTGGCCCACGGGGGACCCATCGAGGGGCCGGAAGGAACCGAATACATCTACCGGCACACCCAGGCAGTCGGTTTCGTCGGTGCTTCTTCCATCGAACGCCTTCCGACAGAGGAAGCCATCCAGAAGATAACAAAAAAGTTCAAAGCTCAAAAAATTCAAAAGTAG
- a CDS encoding FAD-dependent oxidoreductase, which translates to MEKKLCQPIMIGQMRLKNRMVMPPMVVRYASDDGYVTDRSRRYYEARAKGGVALVILEASYIHPAGQLLPNEHGISDDKFIPGLSQLVEAIHRHDAKAAVQLVHAGRVVNPQTTGVQPVAPSAIPAPGGETPRELTPGEITEIINLFVQAALRAKRAGFDGVEIHGAHGYLIDQFISPASNHRQDAYGGSTENRARLLINVIKAVKEAVGPNYPVWCRINGQEYGVDGGETLDQAKEVACLAEAAGAVAIHVTATGPASPVNPTSAVFTPAPIAHLAAGIKQVVRVPVIAVGKMTAAAGEEILATGKADLIAFGRALFADPELPNKISSGKIEDIRPCILCMLCRDDLRYNPVGGLRCSVNATMGKEGVQQITPAEKPKKVLVVGGGPAGMEAARVAALRGHQVILWEKETKLGGQLIAAAVAPHKDRIQALKAYLSSQLKNLGVSVELGREATAASIARLAPDATVIASGSSKLTPEIPGLAKVRTAAATAVLEGKAKVGKRVVIIGAELVACEVAEFLAQQKRRVTMVRRGPEVALKIGPSVRAPLLKRLKDQGVTMLTGVTYHEATEQGLTITTKEGQRKTLEADTIVLAAGAVPNQGLYQEIKNKITATYAIGDCVAPRNIHEAISEGYHTALTI; encoded by the coding sequence ATGGAAAAGAAGCTTTGCCAGCCTATTATGATCGGCCAGATGCGGCTCAAGAACCGTATGGTAATGCCCCCAATGGTCGTCCGCTACGCCAGTGATGATGGCTATGTTACTGACCGCAGTCGGAGATACTACGAGGCGCGAGCCAAGGGAGGGGTAGCCCTTGTCATCCTAGAGGCCAGCTATATTCACCCGGCGGGGCAGCTCCTGCCCAACGAACATGGCATCAGCGACGACAAGTTCATCCCCGGCCTGAGCCAGCTGGTCGAAGCGATTCACCGCCATGATGCCAAAGCGGCAGTTCAACTGGTCCATGCCGGAAGAGTAGTCAACCCCCAAACCACCGGTGTTCAGCCGGTGGCACCTTCAGCAATCCCGGCACCAGGGGGTGAGACGCCCCGGGAACTGACTCCTGGCGAAATAACCGAAATAATCAACTTATTTGTCCAGGCTGCCCTGAGGGCGAAGCGCGCCGGCTTTGACGGGGTGGAAATCCATGGTGCCCACGGTTATCTCATCGACCAGTTTATCTCCCCTGCTTCCAACCACCGTCAAGATGCTTATGGCGGTAGCACTGAGAACCGCGCCCGTCTGTTGATTAATGTTATCAAGGCCGTGAAAGAAGCAGTGGGGCCGAATTATCCTGTCTGGTGCCGTATCAACGGCCAGGAATATGGCGTCGATGGGGGCGAGACCCTGGATCAGGCAAAGGAAGTAGCCTGCTTGGCTGAAGCAGCCGGTGCGGTAGCCATACATGTCACGGCTACTGGTCCAGCCTCCCCGGTCAACCCGACCTCAGCCGTATTCACCCCGGCACCAATCGCCCATCTGGCTGCTGGCATCAAGCAAGTAGTCAGGGTGCCGGTGATTGCCGTAGGCAAAATGACCGCAGCAGCCGGTGAGGAAATACTGGCCACCGGTAAAGCAGACCTGATTGCTTTTGGGAGAGCACTGTTCGCCGACCCGGAGCTTCCGAACAAAATATCCAGTGGAAAGATAGAGGACATCCGTCCATGTATTCTCTGCATGCTCTGCCGCGACGATTTACGTTATAACCCGGTGGGGGGCCTCCGCTGCAGCGTTAATGCTACCATGGGAAAGGAGGGAGTTCAGCAGATTACCCCGGCAGAGAAACCCAAGAAAGTCCTGGTGGTTGGTGGTGGCCCGGCGGGCATGGAGGCAGCCCGGGTAGCTGCCCTAAGAGGCCACCAGGTAATCCTGTGGGAGAAAGAAACCAAGCTGGGTGGCCAGTTAATTGCAGCAGCAGTTGCCCCGCACAAGGATAGAATTCAGGCACTGAAGGCGTATCTATCCAGCCAACTTAAGAACCTCGGCGTTAGCGTCGAGCTAGGCCGAGAAGCGACTGCTGCATCCATCGCCAGGCTGGCACCGGATGCCACGGTGATCGCCAGCGGCTCAAGCAAGCTTACCCCCGAGATCCCAGGGCTGGCCAAGGTCAGGACCGCCGCAGCCACAGCCGTACTGGAAGGTAAAGCCAAAGTGGGGAAACGGGTGGTGATCATCGGGGCAGAACTGGTCGCCTGTGAGGTCGCGGAATTCCTTGCCCAGCAAAAAAGGCGGGTTACCATGGTAAGGCGTGGCCCCGAGGTAGCACTCAAAATAGGCCCCAGTGTTAGAGCCCCCCTGCTGAAAAGGCTCAAAGATCAGGGGGTCACCATGCTCACCGGCGTGACCTACCATGAAGCCACCGAGCAGGGCTTAACCATCACCACAAAAGAGGGGCAAAGGAAGACCCTTGAGGCAGATACGATTGTTCTTGCCGCAGGAGCGGTGCCCAACCAGGGGCTCTACCAAGAGATTAAAAACAAGATAACTGCCACGTACGCCATCGGTGATTGTGTTGCGCCGCGCAACATCCACGAAGCTATCAGTGAGGGCTATCACACCGCACTGACAATATAG